The sequence below is a genomic window from Desulfonatronum thioautotrophicum.
GCGGTTTCCGGCCAGACCACCAGTTCCGGCTCAAACCCCAGCTCTCTGGTCGTCAAATCGAGATAGGCGCGAACCGTTGCTTCCTGGTAGGTCGACTCCCATTTCACGGTCTGGTCCACATTGCCCTGAACCAGCGTGACCCGCAGGGGAGTGCCCTCAGGCAAGGGCCTGTTCAATTGCAGTGCGCCCAGGCTGATCAGCACCAGGAAAAGGGTCAGACCCAGGGCCAAACCTCGGGTCATGAAACCCTTGCTTTCACGGGCCAGCACCAGCCAGGCCACGGCGGTGACCAGTATCGCGGACAGTCCATACTCGCCCACCACGGCCAGACCCTGGATGGCCACGGGCCAGGGCGCCAGGGCCGCGGGAAGGGTCAGCCAGGAAAAGCCGGTGAACAGGGTGCCCTGAGCCAGTTCCACCCCTCCCCAGAGCAGGCCGGCACCGAGGCCCAGGAGCAGGGGGCTGTGCACAGGGTGCGCCCAGCGGATCAGGGCGGAGAATGCTCCGCCGTAAAGACCCAGATACATGCCCAGGAGAATCGGGCAGGGCAGTGCCAGGAGCCAATGCAGGCCGCCATGGACGTGGACGGGAATGAAAACCCAGTAGAGGCTGGCGCTGTAGGCCGCGGCGGCGCAAAAGAAGCCGGACCGAAAGGCAGTGGCCGGGGTCGGTTCCCGCAGGCCGAGCCAGAAGAGCATACCGGGCAGGAGCAGGACCACTCCGGGCATGTGGGCAATGGGGTTGGCGTGACCAAACCAGGTTCCGAGCAGGGCCACCACCAATGCCGGAAGCATCATGTCTTGTCCTCGGCCTCGTCAGTGGCCTCCAGGGGGTGAACGTCGACCCAGCGCACCTTTTTCTGGTCCGCGTCCTTGATTCGGAAGCGGTAGCCCTGGATGTCGAAGGCATCACCCTTGCGCGGCACCCGACCGGCCAATTGGGAGAGGTAGCCGCCGATGGTGTCCACCTGGTCACTTTCCAGGTTCACGACCAGATTCTCGCGCAGCTCGGCCAGCTCGGTCCTGCCGGAGATCAGGTAGCCGCCGTCATCCTGAACCTGGATGTCCTCGGGGCGGGGAGCGTCGTATTCGTCCTCGATGTCGCCGACAATCTCCTCCAGCACATCTTCAAACGTCAGCATTCCCGACGTGCCGCCATACTCATCCAGGGCAATGGCCAAATGGTTCTTGCGCGACTGGAACTCCTGGAGCATCTCCATGACGTTCTTGGTTTCCGGAATGAACAGGGGTTCCCGCAGGATCTGCTCCAGCCGGTTATTGGTGGAGGGAGTGGGGTGCAACACGAACTGCAGCAGGTCCTTGGCGTGGACAATGCCCACGATGTTGTCCTTGTTGTCCTTGTAGATCGGAATCCTGGTATGCCCATGGGTGATGATCAGTTCGGCCACGTCTTCAACGCGGTCCTCGATTTCGGCGCAGATGATGTCCGTGCGCGGGATCATGATCTCATGAACCTGCTTGCGCCCCAGGCGCAACACCTTGAGGACGATGGAGGCCTCTTCCTTGCGGATCTCTCCTTCATCCTTGGCCGCCAGTATGATGGCTTCAATGCTGGATGCGTCGTCCTTGCGAAAAATGCGCTTGAACATGTTCCAGAATTTGCCTTCTATGCCCTCTTCCAAGCTTCCTCCCGCGATGGTTCGCGCGTTGCGTGGTTGTCGTTCCCGGTCGCAGGGGCGACCGTGTCCTCACAGGTCGAGATGCAGACCTGCACTGAAAGGCCTCCGCGGTCAGGTCAAGCCTTTTTGGCGATAGACCTGGAGGTGCCGCTTGAAGACCCAGTCGTCAATGGCCTCGACACCCTTGCCGTCCAGGGTGGCCCAGTTGTCCGGGATGCCCTCCGGTGCCTTGCGAAAGGCCGTGAAGGAGAAGCCCGCGAGACGTTTTCCGTCATGCGGGTCGGTGAACAGGTTGCGAATCTGCGCTCGGAGATGGAACTCCTTGACCCCGCCGTCCTCGGGATCGCGCAACAGAAAATGCAGATAGAAGCGTTTCCCTTTTTCCAGGACTTCATCCGGCAGCTGGTGCAGGGGGACGCGGATTTCCAGAAGCATGCCACCGGCGGAGATGTTCAGGATGTGCACCGGATTCACCGCCCGGGTGTTCAGGAATGTGGCCAGGGGTGGCCCGGTGACATCGGTTTCCAGATTGGTGAAGGTTTCCGGCCAGATTCGCAGTTCCGGAATGTCCTGGGTGAATGGTTCCAGGCGCAGGTAGGCCCGCCGTTGACCGCGTAGGAGCTGCTTCGGGATTTGGACGACTATGGCGTCGCGCGTCTCATGGTACTGGATGTCGATGATGGGTGCCGAAAAGTGATAAAACAGCCATTTGACGTCTTTCCGGGTTGAAGCGACGCGGAAGTGGCAGGTCACGGTCCGGTTGACCCATGTTGGCTGGGGGTGGGTGTAGCCTGGTGTTTCCAGGATGATTCCCCGGTCGGGCTCCACTGCCAGCAGTGCGCACGAAAAATGGGCGCGCTGAGACCATTCCCCCTGAAACATGGTGTCCAAGGTGGCCCGTTCCCGCAGGGCCTGGTCCATGACCGATTGAATCTTCTCGGGATCGCTGACCGCGAGCCAGTTGCCCTCCTGGGAGGTCCGCTTCCGGTAAAGGTGCAGACCGATTGCGGTCACGATCAGGACGGTGATCAGGGTGATGGTGATGGTCAGAGGACGTTGAGCCTGCTCCCAGCTGAGTTCCCAGCTTTGAAAATAGAGATTGGTCTGGCCAAGGGGCAAAAGGTGCAAAGCCGGAAACATTACAGGGAACATGGCTGAATCCTTTCCTGGAGCAGGACGATGCGGCGCTTTATTTCACGGCGCCGGTCCGGATCCGTGGTCACTTCTAGGAGCATATTCCAGTCCGCGATCAGAAAAACGATCCATCCCTGCCGGGCGTCCAGGTCACGGGTTTGGTGCAACAGAGCTTGCGCCGAGTCCATATCCCCTTGCTTCAGTGCGGCCTGGGCGGCCTTGCGCCCATAGACCGAGGCAAACAGCGGATCCCGCTCAGACCGCAGTCGTTGCAAAATCGTCATGAACGCGCCCTGGTCGATCAGCCTCCGGAAGTCCTGGTCCCTGGTGCCCAGCCGGTCCTCGTCCGCAAAGGGATGGTCCGCGGCGGGATCCGGCAGGTGCAGGGCCGGACAGGACAGCCCGGTATCGGCCAATTTCCGGGCCGCTGCCAGATGGTGGTTTGCCTCCAGGTGGACGTACTGGTGGAGTTTCCAGGCAATCAGGTGGTTGTGGGCCGCCCCGCAAAAATCGTCCTGGAGCTTGTAGCTTTCCACGCTGCGTTCGAACATGCCCTGGGCCTCGCACCACCGCCCCTGGAGAAAGAGGTGGATGAATTCGTGACGCTGGGTCTCGGCCATGCCCAGAATGTCCGGCGGTGGGTATGCGGATCGTGGCCTGGATGGGCCGCAGGCCGGAATGCTGCACAGCAGGGCGAGGATCAGCCCTGTCACCATGAGGCCGCGGCCACGAGAAAGGATGCCGGAATCCTGGGGCAGGGCGTGCCGCGGGCAGGGAGGCTTGTTCGGGAAAAGGGGCGGGCGCATGGCTAGTGGATGGGCATTGTTCGCAGGGCTGGATAATTGCTCGACGTTTAGAATCTGTCCGCTGTCCTCAGATTGAGTCATGTTCACCCAAATGCAAACGACTATGGCCAGGGGAAGGAGGGCTCGGGCCCGGGCCGTTCCCGGCGGGAAAGGGGCCAGGTTTCCTGGAGCCGGAGCATCAGGTCCGTACCCAGCCGCAGGCTGTATTCACCCTGCCGGCGCAGGCTGATCAGGTCGTGGGTTGCAGCCTGAATGTCCTCGCTGATCAGGGTGACGTTGCGCAATAGGGGTTGGGCATCCTCAGTGATTATGGTCAGATTGCCCAGCAACGGAGAAATGTCGTCCCGGACCCCCTGGAATTCCACGATCAGGGTGTTCACTTCCCGGATTACCCCGGCGATCTCCTCCTGAACCGGGGCCAGGTCTTCAATGCGCAACGCCGTGCTTTCCAGGAGCCGGTTCACCGTGAGCATGGCCGTATCGGCCTTGGCCAGGATTTCATCGATGTGCGCCGTGGGCCGGGGGTCCTCGGTCAGGTAGTATACCAGACCCTGTTCCGCCAGCAGGCGTTCGGTCATGGTCTCGGCGTTGACCAGGATGCGTCGGACCGGACCCTGATCATCCACAAGGTAGTCGGTCAGATCCCAGATGTTGATCACGATGGCCCGCATGGCCTCAATCACCGGCTGCATCTCCTGGATCAGTTCGTTGATCCCGCCGATCTTGTCCAGCCGGATCACCGCGCCTTCCTCCAGGATCGGAGCGGCCTCCGTGCCGGGCATCAGCTTCAGGAAGCTCCTGCCGATGAAGCCTTCCTGTTCCAGGATGATCCTGGTGTCCGCGGTAAACCATTGCTGGTAGCGCTTGAGAATGCGAATGGTCATCCGGACCTGATCCACCCGGTCCAGACTCACGTCCGTGACCTGGCCGATGTTGAAGCCGGAGAGTCGAACGGGCATCCCCGGTTCGATCCGCTCGCCGGTCTGGCTGACGACAGTATAGGAGATGCGCTCGGCGAACAGGTCCTTCTGGATGCCGATGTACACGATCAAGAAGGCCACGCCGGCCAGGACGGTCAGCACGAACAGGCCGACTTTGAGTTCCAGGGTGCGTTGATTGAGGCTCATTGCAGCGTGTTGAGATCAATGATGGGGTATTCCAAGGAGGTATAGACATCCTGATCGTTTGACAAGCAGGCAACCCAAAGAAAGATGCTGTGTTTCAGGCTTTCCACGGCGCGGTGCAGAATGTCGCAGTCCGAGCGGGACGGCAAGGGCAGCAGGATGAACGAGGACTCGTTGGCGATGCAGCGCAGCAGATGCACCTTCAACTGCAGCGGCCGGCTCAAAAACTGGGTGCGCTGGTCCAGAGCGTTATCCAGGTTCAGGGCCGTGATGACGTCCTGGAGCTTATGCTGGCAGGCCGGAAGATGCAGGGCCTTGTGGTACATGCAGCCCAGGGCAATGTTCTCCAGTGCGGAAAGATTGGCCAAAAAGGGAAACTCGTCGCTGATGACCCCGATGTGAAAGTCGGACTGGACGACCATGGACGTCAGCCGGGAGATGGTCGCTTCCTGTTCCGCCACCAGCAGCAGGTGGCGACGTTGGGCCGTCAGGGAGGAGATGAACAGCGGAGGTGATGCCATGGATGAAAACTGGTTGTTGGACAAGCCGCGTGGGATGGAATTGGTATTAGAACAGGTTGAAGACGACTTCCACCGCAATAATCAAAGTGACGGTCTGGATCATGCCCTGGATCAATCGAATGGGCACTTCGGTGAAGGAACGCTGCACGCTCATCCCCCGTTGCAGGGCCACCAGGCAGACCAGCCCGGCCATGATCGTGGACTTGGCGATCAGGATGAGCACGTCCGAGACATCCACGGCGAACAGCAGTCGGTCCAGGTAGCTGGCAAAGGTGATGTCGTGCAGAAAGCCCAGGGTAAAAAAGCCTCCCAGCAATCCAATGAAGCAAAAACAAAAGCTCAGGCAGGGACCGGCGATGAGGAAGGCCAGTAGCCGGGGCAGATACAGATATTCCTCCACCGGCACGCCCAAAACGCCCAGGGTGGCGATCTCCCGGTTGATTTTCATCAGGGCCATTTCCGTGAGTACCGCGGTGCCCGAGCGCAGGACAATGATCAACGTGCAGGTGATGGGCGCGATATGATGGAGCATGGCGGTGATCAGGAATTCGCCGATCTGCTCGTAGGCGCCCAGACCGATGAGGATGCGCAGCAGGATGTGCACCGTGATCGAGCCCAGGATCAGGGCCGATACGGTGATGATGGTCAATGGCTGGACCGCGGTGAAGTAGATCTGCCGGATGAGGACGAAGAAGATCGCCGGATTGAACGGAGCGAGACGGACCAGAGCGCCCAGGGCTTGGACCAGAATGTGGACCATTTGGTTGTAGCTCTGGGACCGGTCAATGGCCCAGCGGCCCAGGGTGGAGACCAGGGGAAGATTCATGGCGCCGGCGGGGGCGGTGGATTGGGCAGGGGCGGGGAAGGTGGTTTCTCCAGTTTACGCAGGTGAATGCGCAGACAGCCCAGGGCCGCTGGAGTGATGCCGGATATTCGCCCGGCCTGGCCCAGGTTCAGTGGTCTGACGCGATGCAATTTTTCCCGAACTTCCGAGGAAAGTCCAGCCACCTGTTCAAAATCCAGGGCTTCCGGAAGGGTGATCTGCTCCAGGGATTGATCCCGGCTGGCCAGCTCCTCCTGACGACAGAGATAGCCGGCGTATTTGACCCGGTTTTCCACCTCCTCGGTTATTTCCGCGGAGAAATTGCCACTCATGGCCACCAGCTCCGGCCAGAAACCGGCCAGATCCGCCAGGTGCAGTTCCGGGCGGCGCAGCAGCTCCTCCAGGCTGAGGGCCTTGCCCGGCAGGGCCGTGCCCCTGGCCGTGCAGAAATCCCGCATGGCGGCGTCAGGTCGGACCGTGATCACGGCCAGTCCCTCCAGAATATCCCGCAGGGCGTCCTGTTTGTGGGTGAAGATTTCCCAGTGGTCATCCCGGACCAGACCCAGGGAGCGACCCAGCGGGGTCAGGCGCTGGTCCGCGTTGCCCTCGCGCAGCAGCAGGCGGTGTTCGGCCCGGGAGGTGAACATCCGGTAGGGTTCCCGGGTGCCCTTGGTCACCAGGTCGTCCACCAGTACGGCCATGTAGGCCTGGTTTCGGCCAGGAAGAAAAGGGTCCGTGCCGTGCAGGGCCGCGACAATGTTCAGCGCGGCCCAGAGCCCCTGGGCCGCGGCCTCCTCGTAACCCGAGGTGCCGTTGATCTGCCCGGCCAGGTACAGGCCGCGCCGCACCTTGGTTTCCAGGGTGGGCAGCAGCTGTTCCGGAAAGACGAAGTCATATTCGATGGCGTAGCCGGGCCGGACGATCTGGGCCTGTTCCAGTCCGGGAATGGTCTCCAGCATTGCCCGCTGGATTTCCAGGGGCAGGCTGGTGGGCAGGCCGTTGGGATAAACCTCCGGATGATCCACGCCTTCGGGCTCCACAAAGACCTGGTGGCGGTCCTTGTCCGGAAACCGGGCGATCTTGTCCTCGATGGACGGGCAGTAGCGCGCGCCGGTGCCCTGGATCACCCCGGTGTACAGGGGGGAGCGGTCCAGGCCGGAGCGGATCACGGCGTGGGTCGTCGCGTTGGTGTAGGTCAGATGACAGGGTACCTGGGGCAGGTTCACCCCCGGGGAATGGAAGCTGAAAGGGCGCGGCGGCGCGTCCCCGGGCTGCGGGGTCATGGCCTGTGTGTCCACGCTGTCCCGGCGCAGGCGGGGCACGGTGCCGGTCTTCAGGCGGCCCAGTTCCAGGCCGATGCGTTCCAGGTCCGTGGAGAGGCAGGCGGCCGGCGGGTCGCCCAGCCGACCACCCCGGAAATGGTTCAGGCCGACATGGATCAGTCCGCGCAGGAAGGTTCCGGTGGTCAGAAGCACGGCCCGGGCATGCAGTTCCTCGCCCAGGCGGGTACGCACACCGCTGACCCGGCCGCTCCGGTCCAGCAGGCCGTCGACCATCTCCTGGCGGATCCAGAGCCGGTCCTGGCCGAATACGTCTTGCTGGACCACCCGCATGTAGACGTCCCGGTCGATCTGGGCCCGGGTGGCCCGCACAGCCGGCCCCTTGCGGGTGTTCAGTATCCGGAACTGAATGCCGGCCTGGTCGGCCCAGACGCCCATGCATCCTCCCAGAGCGTCGATCTCCTTGACCATATGCCCCTTGGCCAGGCCGCCGATGGCCGGGTTGCAGGAGAGGTGGCCGATGCGGTCGATGCTGATGGTCAAGAGCAGCGTGGTCAGCCCCAGCCGGGCCGCGGCCATGGCCGCCTCGCAACCGGCATGGCCCGCCCCGACCACGATCAGGTCGAACCGTTCCGGCTCCAGGGGCTTGCAACCGGTATCGCGGCCAGGGGGCCGGGGAGAGGGCGGGTCGTCGGCTGAGGCGGATTGGGACATGATGGCAGAAAGGGACGGCGGATCAGCACTTATACTGGTTTTGGGTGAAACAATAAGAAAATTTACTGATGATGCTTTTATGCCGCCCTTACAGGGCTATTTTTGTTGTAACTACTCAGAACATCCTGGGGAGAGCCGTATTCCGGCGCTGGATTCCCGCCTTCGCGGGAATGACGTGTTTTCCAATGCCTTCTCCGAGCCAGTCATACCCGCGAAGGCGGGTATCCAGACCATTTTTTCTCGGATGAGCTGAGTAGATACTTTTTGTTTTAACTTCATCTACCCAGGGCGTTGCCCTGGGCTATAATATGTCGCCCCGTTGGGGCTTCAGACAAGCCCTGAAGGGGCGAACTACCGTAGCCCAGGGCAACGCCCTGGGTAAAACGCCCCCCAACAAGAGGAGCCCTGAAAGGGCGGCATAAAATGATGCAACACTAGCCCAAAAACAGCGATGGCCCTCTTGGAACGCCAGCAAATTTAAATATTCAACCTCAAGCGGTATAGCTGGTGGAATGACGAGCAGACGCAAGCGGCACTCAAGGACCGGGCACGGTTTTGCCGGTGGTCATGTGGGGTCATCCATGCACAGGACCTGGGCCATGACCTGGGCATCGGCCAGGGTGTTCCGGATGGAAGAGTGCTCGTTGGGCTGGTGGGCCGTGCCCAAAAGGGTGGACCAGACCACGCAGGGAATGTTTTGGCGGCGCAGGAAGGAGGCCACGGTGCCGCCGCCGATGCCCATGGGTCGTGGATTGGTCCCGTGCACGGACCGGACCGCGGCCAGCATGCGTTGGACAATGGGACTGTCCGGCGGGGTGGCCGGGGCCGAACGGACCTCCTGGACGATCTCCCATTCCACGCGCACCCCGTGATCCACGGCCACCTCGGCGCAGGTCTCGTTCACGGCGGCCTGAACCTCGTCCAGATCGTATTGGACCAAAACCCGGCAGTCCAGATAAAAGACGTCCAGCCCGGGAATGGTGTTCACGTTGGGGACGTTGGCTTCCTTCTTCGTCGCTTCGAAGGTGGAACTGGGCGGATAGAACAAGTGGTCCTGGTGGTCGAAGCGGGTGTACAGGGAGCGCAGACGCAGGATCAAATACGACGCGGCGACCAGGCTGTTGATCCCTTTTTGCGGGGTGGAGGCGTGACACTGTTTGCCAAAGACCGAAATCTTCAACCAGAGCAAGCTCTTTTCAGCCACCTCCACCATCTCTCCGTCCGGGGTGCCGAAGTCCGGAATCAGGATCAGGTCACGGGGGCCGAAGATGTCCCGGCGGTGGGTGAGCACGTAGTCCAGCCCCTTGGCGCTGGCGGTCTCCTCGTCCGCGACAAAGAGCATCCCGAAATTGATCGGCGGTGGATTTCCAACGGCAAGCACGGCCTCGGCCACCAGCAACGAGGCCACCAACCCCTGATGGTTGTCCTCCACGCCGCGGCCGTAGAGCAGATCCCCGTCCACCCGCAATTCATAAGGCGGGCTGGTCCAGAGGTCCTCGTCACCCGGGGGGACGATGTCCGTGTGGGAGATGACCCAGAACGTCCGGGAAGCATCCCGGCCGGGGATCACCGCGGCCAGATTGGGCCGAAAGCCGCAGGCCACGGTGTCGTCCGGCGCGGGGATGTCTTCGATTTGCCGGATGCCCATGGAGCGCAACAATTCAGCCAGGTAGGCGGCCTTTTCGTGCTCCCCCTGCCCGCAGTTGAACGGCCCCAGGGCCGGGATGGCCACCAGGTCGCGCTGCAAGGCGATCACCCGGTCGCGCCGGTTGGCGATGAACGCACAGAGGGTGTCGGGCATCAAATCAGGACCTTAAATCCGTACAAAAGCCAATTATCGGCCGCGGGCGGCGCGCTTGGAGGCCTTCAGCGGGTTGATCTTCACCTTGCCTTCCTTGTCCACGCTGGCTTTGACATGGGTGGCAAAGTTGCACACCCCCAAAGACCACTTGGCCTCGGGGTCGGCATAGCTGGTGCAGTGCCGCAAACCGTCATCTTCCTTGATCCGCGCGCACCCTTCGCATTTTTCCACAACAGGCTGAAACAGAAAGGCACCGGCGGCACCATTTTTTTGGGTCTTTTCCAGTTGCATCGCAAAAACTCCTGAACGGGTAAAGTGAAAAGGAAATCTTGTATGGAGAACCGCTTTGCTCTGTCAAGATTCTTGTCGGAAAAAAACCGGTTTCCTGTTTGCGCGTCTTGATCTGCGCCAGGAAAAACGGGCAGAAATATGACCTGAAAAAATAGTTGCTGTAGCAACTAATTAGGATGATTCATGATTTGTCGGAAATGCTTACACTGCTGTCGGCATACTTTACACTGCGCCATGCACTCCCTTGGGACGCAATCAGAAAATACTGATATTATAGTCAGATTTAGCGTGTCACAAGCAGTTCGTTGCTTCCCGGAACAATGCCATTTTCGCTCATTATGGTCGTTATTGATGCCAGATTACCGTGGAAGGTGTCGGATATCTTTACACACTCTGATGGTCCATAACATGGCCAATGTTTCTTTATTCATATATTTTAAAATTTTACGATTTTGGTATATTTTTTGTAATGAGCGTGACTGTGGGGACCGGTCGTGCCGATGGTGCTGATGTGTTGCCCTGCCGTGGCTGATGGGCGCTTTTTGAAAAAAGCGCGACAGACAACCCAAGACATGGAGAAACACAATGGTGAAGAAACGATCAGGCAGACTGACCGGCCTCATGGTCGCGGCAGCCGTGCTGCTGTGGAGCGGGCCGGGATGGGCGCAGGACGCCACCTGGGAGGGCGGCACGGGCAACTGGAACGACGCGACGCAATGGGACACGGGGGTTGTTCCAGGTGCTGCAAATGATGTGTTCGTTGACGGCGGCAAGACCGGCATCGATTCGGTGGTCAACGTCACCTCGACCTCCGCGGCAGGCAATCTGACCATTGATGCCGGGGATACGGTTGATATCAATGATGGTCGGACACTGGATATCTTCGGGGCCACAGTCCTCAACCATGGCACTCTCGGTATCAGCTCAACCGGCGACATTCTAAATACGAGGTTATTCATTCGAGGTGACACCACGTTGTCCGGCAGTGGAGATGTGGTAATGAGCAATCAGGTTGACAACTTAATTACTGGTAGTGCTGGGTCTACGCTAATTAATCATGAAGAACACACCATCAGCGGGGCCGGAAACATCGGCAACAACAATATTGGTTTTGACAACCGTGGGGTGATCGAAGCAGTGGGCGATGCCGGGCTTATAATTCGTCCGCGTACCGGTGTAGACACTACCCGGATCAACACCGGAACCATGCGCGCCACCGCCGACAGCACGCTGACCTTCAACACCTCCGGCGTGCTGTTCAACACGGGCGGCACCATCGAGGCCGCCGCGGGCGGCGAGGTGGTACTCTTTGGTTCGAACACTCGGATCCAGGGCGGAACGCTGACCGGTGCGGGCGATGTTTTCATGCGTAACAGTGCGGTGATAGCTGACCTGTACAATGATGCAAACATCACCATCGAAAACGGTCAAACCGGCTTCATGGCCGGTACCATCACCAACGTCGGTACCATCGCCTTGGAATCCACCGGCGGCTTCACCTCGTTGAGAATACTCGGCGACACCACGCTGACCGGAACGGGCTTGCTGTCGGGCAGCAACAATATCAACAACAGGATCTTCGGCACGTCGAGCACAACGCTGACCCAGGGTGCTGACCACACCATTCGCGGCGCCTTCAATATCGGCAATACCGGCAACATGGCGCTCGTCAATGCCGGGGTGATCGAGGCGCAGGGCTCTGCCGGGATCACCATGCGCCTGTCTTCCGAGGAGCCGAACTCCAATTCGGGCGAAATGCGCGCTCTGTCAGGGAGCGAATTTCGCATCAGCAGCACTGTCATCAATAATAATAATGGCCTGATCGAGGCCCAGGACAACGCGCTGGTGGAGATGATCGGTGCCCGGATCGAGGACGGTACACTGAACACCGCGGGCACGGGCGTGATACAACTTCGGAACTCTGCCACCATCGACGGGGTGACCAATCTTGGCCAGGTGGAGGTGCTCAGCGGTCAGACCGGCCGGATTGCCGGCGACATCACCAATGACGGCGAAATCGCCATCAAGGCGGGTACATCGGGTACAACTCTTCTGGTGCAGGGCGACACCACGCTGGGTGGGACCGGCACGCTGGTGATGAGCGAGGAAATCGCCGGTCGGCGCGCGTCCCTTTATGCCGCCGGAACCGATCCCGTCCTGCTGACCAACCTTGACGGCCACACCATCCGAGGCGAGGGCCAGATTGGCAATGTTGGTGGCCAGCAAATGGGTCTGCGTAACGAGGGGCTGATTGAGGCCGACGGCAACTTCGCACTGATTATCAACCCGAACAACGCGCTGAACCCGTCGGTCAACACCGGAACATTGCGTGCCTCAGGCATTGGCGGCATGGTGCTTGCCGGTACCCTGTCCCAGTTCGACAACCAGGGACTGGTGGAGGCTGTGGACGGTTCCTCC
It includes:
- the lnt gene encoding apolipoprotein N-acyltransferase: MMLPALVVALLGTWFGHANPIAHMPGVVLLLPGMLFWLGLREPTPATAFRSGFFCAAAAYSASLYWVFIPVHVHGGLHWLLALPCPILLGMYLGLYGGAFSALIRWAHPVHSPLLLGLGAGLLWGGVELAQGTLFTGFSWLTLPAALAPWPVAIQGLAVVGEYGLSAILVTAVAWLVLARESKGFMTRGLALGLTLFLVLISLGALQLNRPLPEGTPLRVTLVQGNVDQTVKWESTYQEATVRAYLDLTTRELGFEPELVVWPETAMPFYLQEDSALARQVRDFVRSTQHLALLTGAPRYAVDLSTGAIQYFNSAFLLGPNGETVGIYDKEHLVPFGEYVPLGGMLPFIRRLAHSEGDFTPGNDPAPLRWEHLALGMLICYEAIFSGLSQERVRAGANLLVNISNDAWFGRSSAPRQHMYQAVLRSVEQGRFLVRSTNTGVTAIIDPRGRRLEAGGLFQRLTLSYPDVRLLEETTFFHRNAGAICILLPTAIGLFLGATWWMRRRVAHSQKSAN
- a CDS encoding hemolysin family protein yields the protein MEEGIEGKFWNMFKRIFRKDDASSIEAIILAAKDEGEIRKEEASIVLKVLRLGRKQVHEIMIPRTDIICAEIEDRVEDVAELIITHGHTRIPIYKDNKDNIVGIVHAKDLLQFVLHPTPSTNNRLEQILREPLFIPETKNVMEMLQEFQSRKNHLAIALDEYGGTSGMLTFEDVLEEIVGDIEDEYDAPRPEDIQVQDDGGYLISGRTELAELRENLVVNLESDQVDTIGGYLSQLAGRVPRKGDAFDIQGYRFRIKDADQKKVRWVDVHPLEATDEAEDKT
- a CDS encoding flagellar brake protein gives rise to the protein MFPVMFPALHLLPLGQTNLYFQSWELSWEQAQRPLTITITLITVLIVTAIGLHLYRKRTSQEGNWLAVSDPEKIQSVMDQALRERATLDTMFQGEWSQRAHFSCALLAVEPDRGIILETPGYTHPQPTWVNRTVTCHFRVASTRKDVKWLFYHFSAPIIDIQYHETRDAIVVQIPKQLLRGQRRAYLRLEPFTQDIPELRIWPETFTNLETDVTGPPLATFLNTRAVNPVHILNISAGGMLLEIRVPLHQLPDEVLEKGKRFYLHFLLRDPEDGGVKEFHLRAQIRNLFTDPHDGKRLAGFSFTAFRKAPEGIPDNWATLDGKGVEAIDDWVFKRHLQVYRQKGLT
- a CDS encoding MlaD family protein; the encoded protein is MSLNQRTLELKVGLFVLTVLAGVAFLIVYIGIQKDLFAERISYTVVSQTGERIEPGMPVRLSGFNIGQVTDVSLDRVDQVRMTIRILKRYQQWFTADTRIILEQEGFIGRSFLKLMPGTEAAPILEEGAVIRLDKIGGINELIQEMQPVIEAMRAIVINIWDLTDYLVDDQGPVRRILVNAETMTERLLAEQGLVYYLTEDPRPTAHIDEILAKADTAMLTVNRLLESTALRIEDLAPVQEEIAGVIREVNTLIVEFQGVRDDISPLLGNLTIITEDAQPLLRNVTLISEDIQAATHDLISLRRQGEYSLRLGTDLMLRLQETWPLSRRERPGPEPSFPWP
- a CDS encoding MlaE family ABC transporter permease, which gives rise to MNLPLVSTLGRWAIDRSQSYNQMVHILVQALGALVRLAPFNPAIFFVLIRQIYFTAVQPLTIITVSALILGSITVHILLRILIGLGAYEQIGEFLITAMLHHIAPITCTLIIVLRSGTAVLTEMALMKINREIATLGVLGVPVEEYLYLPRLLAFLIAGPCLSFCFCFIGLLGGFFTLGFLHDITFASYLDRLLFAVDVSDVLILIAKSTIMAGLVCLVALQRGMSVQRSFTEVPIRLIQGMIQTVTLIIAVEVVFNLF
- the mnmG gene encoding tRNA uridine-5-carboxymethylaminomethyl(34) synthesis enzyme MnmG — its product is MSQSASADDPPSPRPPGRDTGCKPLEPERFDLIVVGAGHAGCEAAMAAARLGLTTLLLTISIDRIGHLSCNPAIGGLAKGHMVKEIDALGGCMGVWADQAGIQFRILNTRKGPAVRATRAQIDRDVYMRVVQQDVFGQDRLWIRQEMVDGLLDRSGRVSGVRTRLGEELHARAVLLTTGTFLRGLIHVGLNHFRGGRLGDPPAACLSTDLERIGLELGRLKTGTVPRLRRDSVDTQAMTPQPGDAPPRPFSFHSPGVNLPQVPCHLTYTNATTHAVIRSGLDRSPLYTGVIQGTGARYCPSIEDKIARFPDKDRHQVFVEPEGVDHPEVYPNGLPTSLPLEIQRAMLETIPGLEQAQIVRPGYAIEYDFVFPEQLLPTLETKVRRGLYLAGQINGTSGYEEAAAQGLWAALNIVAALHGTDPFLPGRNQAYMAVLVDDLVTKGTREPYRMFTSRAEHRLLLREGNADQRLTPLGRSLGLVRDDHWEIFTHKQDALRDILEGLAVITVRPDAAMRDFCTARGTALPGKALSLEELLRRPELHLADLAGFWPELVAMSGNFSAEITEEVENRVKYAGYLCRQEELASRDQSLEQITLPEALDFEQVAGLSSEVREKLHRVRPLNLGQAGRISGITPAALGCLRIHLRKLEKPPSPPLPNPPPPPAP
- a CDS encoding M20 family metallo-hydrolase; this translates as MPDTLCAFIANRRDRVIALQRDLVAIPALGPFNCGQGEHEKAAYLAELLRSMGIRQIEDIPAPDDTVACGFRPNLAAVIPGRDASRTFWVISHTDIVPPGDEDLWTSPPYELRVDGDLLYGRGVEDNHQGLVASLLVAEAVLAVGNPPPINFGMLFVADEETASAKGLDYVLTHRRDIFGPRDLILIPDFGTPDGEMVEVAEKSLLWLKISVFGKQCHASTPQKGINSLVAASYLILRLRSLYTRFDHQDHLFYPPSSTFEATKKEANVPNVNTIPGLDVFYLDCRVLVQYDLDEVQAAVNETCAEVAVDHGVRVEWEIVQEVRSAPATPPDSPIVQRMLAAVRSVHGTNPRPMGIGGGTVASFLRRQNIPCVVWSTLLGTAHQPNEHSSIRNTLADAQVMAQVLCMDDPT
- a CDS encoding PxxKW family cysteine-rich protein; this encodes MQLEKTQKNGAAGAFLFQPVVEKCEGCARIKEDDGLRHCTSYADPEAKWSLGVCNFATHVKASVDKEGKVKINPLKASKRAARGR